From the Falsibacillus albus genome, one window contains:
- a CDS encoding ABC transporter permease, with amino-acid sequence MIKRYMNVFVPLIAVLLGVIAGSIIMLVSGYNPIAGYTSLWNGAFGEIFYVGETIRQVIPYILAGLAVAFAFRTGLFNIGVEGQLIVGWLAAVWVGLAFDLPKFIHLPLAILAAAVAGGLWGFVPGILKAKLKVHEVIVTIMMNYVALHVSNYIIRTVLSDKSDKTDSIHASASLAFSDKMQQMTDYSRLHWGFLVAIICVFIMWFLLEKTTKGYELRSVGFNQHASEYAGMNVDRNIVLSMVISGAFAGLAGAMEGLGTFGYASINSAFTGIGFDGIAVALLGGNTAIGVVFVAILFGALKVGALNMPMESGVPNELVDIIIALIIFFVASSYLIRVFLLKMSKKEGK; translated from the coding sequence ATGATTAAACGTTATATGAATGTTTTCGTTCCACTGATTGCGGTATTGCTGGGTGTTATCGCCGGATCGATCATCATGCTGGTGAGCGGCTATAACCCTATTGCAGGATATACATCATTATGGAATGGTGCATTTGGTGAGATATTTTATGTAGGAGAAACCATTCGCCAGGTCATCCCATATATTTTAGCTGGACTGGCTGTTGCATTTGCCTTCCGGACAGGACTTTTCAACATCGGAGTAGAAGGTCAATTGATCGTTGGATGGCTGGCCGCGGTTTGGGTCGGACTTGCATTCGATCTCCCGAAATTCATCCACCTTCCATTGGCAATTTTGGCGGCTGCGGTTGCTGGTGGATTATGGGGATTTGTTCCAGGTATTTTAAAAGCAAAATTAAAAGTTCATGAGGTTATCGTGACAATCATGATGAACTATGTGGCATTGCATGTTTCCAATTACATCATTCGCACAGTTTTATCTGACAAGAGCGATAAGACAGATTCCATTCACGCATCAGCATCATTGGCATTCAGTGACAAGATGCAGCAAATGACTGATTATTCTCGACTTCACTGGGGATTCCTGGTAGCAATCATCTGTGTTTTCATAATGTGGTTCCTGCTTGAGAAAACAACGAAAGGCTATGAATTGAGATCTGTCGGATTCAATCAGCATGCCTCTGAGTATGCAGGTATGAATGTAGATAGAAATATTGTCCTTTCGATGGTTATTTCTGGTGCGTTCGCTGGACTGGCTGGTGCGATGGAAGGATTAGGGACATTCGGTTATGCGTCCATCAACTCAGCATTTACAGGAATAGGATTTGATGGGATTGCTGTTGCTCTTCTTGGAGGCAACACTGCAATCGGTGTCGTTTTTGTAGCAATCCTATTTGGTGCTCTGAAAGTAGGGGCGTTAAATATGCCAATGGAATCCGGAGTTCCAAATGAATTGGTCGATATCATCATCGCTTTGATCATTTTCTTTGTTGCTTCCAGCTATCTGATTCGCGTTTTCCTATTAAAAATGAGCAAAAAGGAGGGGAAATAA
- a CDS encoding GntR family transcriptional regulator: protein MTIKSDSRHLYLQVIDRIKKDIEAGIYREKEKLPSEFDLAKQLGVSRATLREALRILEEENVIIRRHGVGTFVNAKPLFTSGIEQLNSVTNMIKQAGMEPGTIFLSSSTQGPTEDDVRRFSCGMDEEMVVIERVRTASGEPVVYCTDKVPGSVFPGDFTHEDGSIFTFFEQEGKRKITHAVAQIEPIGYHEKISPILECDPETALLVLKQLHFDENDEPILYSVNYFKADKFSFQVLRKRIN, encoded by the coding sequence ATGACAATTAAATCTGACAGTAGACATTTGTATTTGCAAGTAATCGATCGAATCAAAAAGGATATAGAAGCCGGTATATATAGAGAGAAAGAGAAGCTTCCTTCTGAATTCGATCTTGCAAAACAATTGGGGGTAAGCAGGGCAACCTTGCGTGAAGCTCTTCGTATATTGGAAGAAGAGAATGTGATTATCAGACGTCACGGAGTAGGGACATTTGTTAACGCAAAGCCTTTGTTTACTTCGGGAATTGAACAATTGAATAGTGTTACAAACATGATCAAACAAGCTGGAATGGAACCGGGCACCATTTTCTTAAGTTCCTCGACTCAAGGACCGACAGAGGACGATGTTCGTCGATTTTCATGTGGTATGGATGAAGAGATGGTTGTGATTGAAAGGGTTCGGACAGCCAGTGGAGAGCCGGTTGTATATTGCACTGATAAGGTTCCTGGAAGCGTTTTCCCTGGTGATTTCACCCATGAGGATGGATCGATTTTCACTTTTTTTGAACAAGAAGGGAAGCGGAAGATCACACATGCTGTGGCCCAAATCGAACCGATTGGATATCATGAAAAAATTTCACCGATTTTGGAATGCGACCCTGAAACTGCGCTGCTTGTTTTGAAACAGCTGCATTTCGATGAAAATGACGAACCGATCCTTTATTCTGTCAATTATTTCAAAGCAGACAAATTCAGCTTCCAGGTGCTGCGGAAACGCATCAACTAA
- a CDS encoding BMP family lipoprotein: protein MKKRKLGVALSLVLAAGTLLGACGTSDKEGKNGGDGKDKFTVAMVTDVGGIDDKSFNQSAWEGMQKFGKDNGLEKGPNGYDYLQSHEDADYTTNLNTAVRKNFDLIYGIGFSMADAVDKIAKQRKNAHFAIVDSVVDDPNVASITFKENEGSFLVGVAAGLTTKTNKIGFIGGVESPLIIKFESGFIAGVKSVNPDADVKVQYAGSFTDVSKGQQIASSMYSSGADVIYHASGGTGNGVFKEAKDRKKKDPNKDFWVIGVDRDQTDEGKVDVNGETKNVTLTSMVKRVDLAVEDLSKKAMDGNFPGGKVIEYGLDQDGVGIAPTQDNLTDDIVSKIKEYKDKIVNGDIKVPATRDELKSFKAE from the coding sequence GTGAAAAAGCGTAAACTTGGTGTAGCATTATCACTAGTACTGGCAGCCGGAACACTTTTAGGCGCTTGTGGGACAAGCGATAAAGAAGGCAAGAACGGCGGAGATGGAAAAGATAAATTCACTGTTGCAATGGTTACGGACGTTGGGGGAATCGATGATAAATCATTCAACCAATCCGCGTGGGAAGGAATGCAGAAATTCGGAAAAGACAATGGCCTTGAAAAAGGTCCAAACGGATATGACTATTTGCAATCTCATGAAGATGCAGACTATACAACAAATTTAAATACAGCTGTCCGCAAAAACTTCGATTTAATCTATGGAATCGGCTTCAGCATGGCGGATGCGGTTGATAAAATTGCAAAACAGCGTAAGAATGCTCACTTTGCAATCGTGGATTCAGTAGTGGATGATCCAAACGTAGCAAGCATCACTTTCAAAGAAAACGAAGGTTCTTTCTTGGTTGGTGTTGCTGCAGGTCTTACAACTAAAACAAATAAAATCGGCTTTATCGGCGGCGTTGAAAGCCCGCTGATCATTAAATTCGAAAGCGGATTTATTGCAGGTGTTAAATCAGTCAACCCTGATGCCGATGTCAAAGTACAATATGCAGGAAGCTTCACAGATGTTTCAAAAGGACAGCAAATCGCATCAAGCATGTATTCTTCAGGTGCTGACGTCATTTATCATGCTTCCGGTGGTACAGGAAACGGCGTGTTCAAAGAAGCGAAAGACCGCAAGAAGAAAGATCCAAACAAAGATTTCTGGGTAATCGGTGTTGACCGTGACCAAACGGATGAAGGAAAAGTTGATGTTAATGGCGAAACCAAAAATGTTACTTTGACTTCCATGGTTAAACGCGTTGACTTGGCAGTGGAAGATTTGTCTAAAAAAGCAATGGATGGCAACTTCCCAGGCGGCAAGGTCATTGAATATGGATTGGACCAAGATGGAGTCGGAATTGCCCCTACACAAGATAATTTAACGGATGATATTGTAAGCAAAATCAAAGAATACAAAGATAAAATCGTGAACGGAGACATTAAAGTCCCTGCAACACGCGATGAATTAAAAAGCTTCAAAGCTGAGTAA
- the ymfI gene encoding elongation factor P 5-aminopentanone reductase codes for MKKFALITGASGGIGRAAAKSLAKEGWNLYLHYHQNEEACKTLMEELSPLDLELIPIKADLNTPGGIKQITDQLFELDAIVYTCGTSHYGLFVDTATSDMKDMMTLHVESPMILIQQCLPKLMRKDHSSIVLISSIWGQTGAACEVLYSTVKGAQIAFVKALSKEVARSGVRINAVAPGAVETRMMSGYTDEELKEIEDDIPMGRIARPDEIAEAVLFLISPKSSYMTGQVMAVNGGWHT; via the coding sequence TTGAAAAAATTCGCGTTGATTACAGGTGCAAGTGGAGGAATTGGGAGAGCGGCAGCAAAGTCACTTGCTAAGGAAGGCTGGAATCTTTATTTGCATTACCATCAAAATGAAGAAGCATGTAAAACATTAATGGAAGAGCTCTCACCGCTTGACCTGGAGCTTATCCCGATTAAAGCTGATTTGAATACACCAGGCGGGATCAAGCAAATCACCGATCAGCTATTCGAGCTGGATGCCATTGTTTATACATGCGGCACATCCCATTATGGTTTATTCGTCGATACAGCTACAAGCGATATGAAAGACATGATGACATTGCATGTAGAAAGCCCGATGATCCTCATTCAGCAATGTCTGCCTAAATTAATGAGAAAAGATCATTCATCCATAGTCCTCATCAGTTCCATCTGGGGACAGACCGGAGCTGCATGCGAAGTATTATATTCAACAGTGAAAGGAGCTCAAATTGCCTTCGTTAAAGCCCTTAGTAAAGAAGTCGCCAGAAGCGGAGTCCGTATCAATGCCGTTGCTCCAGGGGCGGTTGAAACGAGGATGATGAGCGGATATACAGATGAGGAGCTTAAGGAGATTGAGGACGATATTCCAATGGGCCGGATCGCAAGACCTGACGAAATCGCAGAGGCAGTATTATTTCTGATCTCTCCAAAATCCTCTTATATGACGGGGCAAGTTATGGCTGTAAATGGCGGATGGCACACTTAA
- a CDS encoding ABC transporter ATP-binding protein, whose translation MEHVIEMLNIRKEFPGIVANDNITLQLKKGEIHALLGENGAGKSTLMNVLFGLYQPEKGEIRVKEKPVKITNPNIANDLGIGMVHQHFMLVDTFTVTENIVLGKEPKALGKIDIKKAEKEVREISEKYGLAVDPQAKISEISVGMQQRVEILKTLYRGAEILIFDEPTAVLTPQEIKELIQILKKLINEGKSIILITHKLKEIMEVCDRVTVIRKGKGIGTLNVSDTNPVELASLMVGREVTFKTEKKDAVPKGNVLEVENLVVKDHRGVSSVNDLNLSVRSGEIVGIAGVDGNGQTELIEALTGLAKSESGKIKLNNKEIQNLKPRKITESGVGHIPQDRHKHGLVLDFPIGENMVLQTYYQSPFSKSGVLNYKTIYQKAKQLISEFDVRTPSEFTLARALSGGNQQKAIIGREVDRDPDLLIAAQPTRGLDVGAIEFIHKRLIEQRDKGKAVLLISFELDEIMNVSDRIAVIYEGRIIDIVNPKETTEQELGLLMAGSTRSKEGVNSND comes from the coding sequence GTGGAACACGTTATTGAAATGCTCAATATTCGTAAGGAATTTCCAGGGATCGTTGCAAACGATAATATCACCCTCCAATTGAAAAAGGGTGAGATCCATGCTTTGCTAGGAGAAAATGGCGCTGGAAAATCAACTTTAATGAATGTGCTTTTCGGACTTTACCAGCCAGAAAAAGGGGAAATTCGAGTCAAAGAAAAGCCTGTGAAAATAACAAACCCGAACATTGCCAATGATTTGGGGATTGGCATGGTTCACCAGCATTTCATGCTTGTCGACACATTTACGGTAACTGAAAATATCGTGCTGGGTAAAGAGCCAAAAGCCCTAGGGAAAATTGATATTAAAAAGGCTGAAAAAGAAGTAAGGGAAATATCGGAGAAATATGGGCTTGCTGTCGATCCGCAGGCGAAGATTTCAGAAATTTCTGTTGGCATGCAGCAGCGTGTGGAAATTTTGAAAACACTCTACCGCGGTGCAGAAATCCTGATTTTCGATGAACCGACTGCCGTCTTGACACCACAGGAAATAAAAGAATTGATTCAAATCCTTAAAAAGCTGATCAATGAGGGTAAATCCATCATCTTAATCACGCATAAGCTGAAAGAAATCATGGAGGTATGTGACCGTGTAACAGTTATTCGCAAGGGGAAAGGGATAGGCACATTGAATGTGTCCGATACAAACCCGGTCGAATTGGCGAGTTTGATGGTCGGCAGGGAAGTTACATTTAAAACTGAGAAGAAAGATGCTGTTCCAAAAGGAAATGTGCTTGAAGTTGAAAATCTTGTCGTTAAAGATCACAGAGGAGTCTCTTCGGTCAATGACTTGAATCTTTCCGTTCGCTCTGGAGAAATTGTCGGTATAGCTGGAGTCGATGGAAATGGACAGACTGAATTAATTGAGGCTTTGACAGGCCTTGCAAAATCGGAAAGCGGTAAAATCAAGCTTAATAATAAGGAAATACAAAATCTAAAGCCTCGAAAGATTACAGAGTCCGGAGTGGGGCATATTCCCCAGGACCGCCATAAACATGGTCTTGTACTTGATTTTCCAATTGGAGAAAACATGGTGCTCCAAACTTACTATCAATCTCCATTTTCCAAATCCGGGGTGCTGAATTATAAGACAATCTATCAAAAGGCAAAACAATTGATTTCCGAGTTTGATGTAAGGACGCCAAGTGAATTTACCCTTGCCCGTGCACTATCTGGGGGGAATCAGCAGAAGGCAATCATTGGACGGGAAGTAGACCGTGATCCGGATTTATTGATTGCGGCACAGCCTACTCGAGGATTGGATGTTGGAGCAATAGAATTCATCCATAAACGCTTGATTGAACAACGGGATAAAGGCAAGGCAGTATTGCTTATTTCATTTGAATTGGATGAAATCATGAACGTAAGTGATCGTATTGCTGTCATTTATGAAGGCCGCATCATAGATATCGTCAATCCGAAGGAAACAACTGAGCAAGAATTGGGCTTATTAATGGCCGGATCCACTCGTTCGAAAGAAGGTGTCAATTCAAATGATTAA
- the yfmH gene encoding EF-P 5-aminopentanol modification-associated protein YfmH produces MKKIDFDQLQESLYFEKMENGLDVYILPKKGFNKTFCTFTTKYGSIDNHFVPLDQTDFEKVPDGIAHFLEHKLFEKEDGDVFQQFSKQGASSNAFTSFTRTAYLFSSTSDVEKNLITLIDFVQDPYFTEKTVEKEKGIIGQEITMYDDNPDWRLYFGLIQNMYHHHPVKIDIAGTVESIADITKDMLYLCYNTFYHPSNMLLFVVGPVDAEETMSLIRNNQNKKDFKEQTEIKRKFEEEPTNVAEKKQVLKMNVQSSKCLVGIKALDVNQSGQEMLKNELTINVMFDMLFGKSSQNYFDLYNEGLIDESFYYDYTQESGFGFAMIGGDTEKPDQLADRIQQILLAAKNGESLSEEALERSKKKKVGAFLRAINSPEYIANQFTRYAFNEMELFEVVPTLEKITFEDIKREAARLIEEDRLTVCQVIPK; encoded by the coding sequence ATGAAGAAAATTGATTTCGATCAACTGCAAGAATCGCTATATTTCGAAAAGATGGAAAATGGTTTGGATGTCTATATTTTGCCAAAGAAGGGGTTTAACAAGACGTTCTGTACATTTACGACAAAATATGGGTCCATTGACAATCATTTTGTTCCCCTTGACCAAACTGATTTTGAAAAAGTACCTGACGGGATCGCACATTTCCTAGAGCATAAATTGTTTGAAAAAGAAGATGGAGATGTATTCCAGCAATTCAGCAAGCAGGGCGCATCATCCAATGCATTCACTTCATTCACTAGGACGGCCTACCTTTTTTCAAGCACTTCCGATGTGGAAAAAAATTTAATCACCCTCATCGATTTTGTACAGGATCCATATTTTACAGAGAAGACAGTCGAAAAAGAAAAGGGAATCATTGGTCAAGAAATAACGATGTATGATGATAATCCTGACTGGCGCCTGTATTTTGGCTTGATTCAAAATATGTACCACCATCACCCAGTGAAAATCGATATTGCCGGAACGGTGGAATCTATTGCTGATATAACGAAGGATATGCTGTATTTATGCTATAACACATTCTACCACCCGAGCAATATGCTTTTGTTTGTAGTCGGTCCGGTAGACGCTGAAGAAACAATGTCGCTTATCCGCAATAATCAAAACAAAAAAGATTTTAAAGAACAAACAGAAATCAAGCGGAAGTTTGAGGAAGAACCGACAAATGTGGCAGAAAAGAAGCAAGTGTTGAAAATGAATGTCCAATCATCCAAATGCCTTGTGGGCATCAAGGCATTGGACGTCAATCAATCCGGACAAGAAATGCTTAAAAATGAGTTAACGATCAATGTCATGTTCGATATGCTATTTGGTAAAAGCTCTCAGAATTATTTTGATTTATACAACGAAGGGTTGATTGATGAATCCTTTTACTATGATTACACGCAAGAATCCGGGTTTGGATTCGCCATGATCGGAGGGGATACCGAAAAGCCGGATCAGCTTGCCGATCGCATCCAACAAATCCTGCTTGCTGCAAAGAACGGGGAAAGTTTATCAGAAGAAGCTCTCGAACGGTCTAAGAAGAAAAAAGTCGGGGCATTCTTAAGGGCAATCAATTCACCTGAATATATCGCGAATCAATTTACCCGCTATGCATTCAACGAAATGGAGCTCTTTGAAGTTGTCCCTACTTTGGAAAAGATCACATTTGAAGATATCAAAAGAGAAGCAGCAAGGTTAATCGAGGAAGACCGTTTAACCGTGTGCCAAGTCATTCCGAAATAG
- the yfmF gene encoding EF-P 5-aminopentanol modification-associated protein YfmF, whose protein sequence is MAKVNESIKDKNGYHLHVIKTEKYKTNTFVWKMKAPLTEEDVTLRALLPQVMQSSTKDYSTTTELRSYLDELYGASFYVDLAKKGEYHIISFTLEIANEKFLKDQTPLLRKGMEFLASVISNPNVEDNTFHHETVEKEKRTLRQRIQSVYDDKMRYSNARLVEEMCEGEPFSLHANGTKEKVDEITADSLYQYYQRSIAEDELDFYIIGDVEEPEVETLCNELFSFNPRTPQTVEVSRGKSDSEPKEIKENQDVKQGKLNIGYRTNITFGEEDYFPLTVFNGIFGGFSHSKLFINVREKASLAYYAASIVESHKGLLMVMSGIDNNNYDQAVKIIHEQMDAMKKGDFTEQEIEQTKAVIRNQLLETIDTARGMVEVLYHNVVSKQNITIEEWLQSVKETTKDQIVAAADKIKLDTIYFLTGTEGNQS, encoded by the coding sequence ATGGCAAAGGTAAATGAATCGATTAAAGATAAAAATGGCTATCATCTCCATGTAATCAAAACTGAAAAATATAAGACGAATACATTTGTCTGGAAGATGAAGGCACCTCTGACAGAAGAAGATGTGACACTCAGGGCTCTGCTTCCCCAGGTCATGCAGAGCAGCACAAAGGACTACTCGACGACCACAGAGCTGCGTTCCTATCTGGATGAGCTGTATGGCGCCAGCTTCTATGTGGATCTTGCCAAGAAAGGTGAGTACCATATCATCAGTTTCACCTTGGAGATTGCCAATGAAAAGTTTTTGAAGGACCAAACTCCTTTATTAAGAAAGGGCATGGAATTTTTAGCATCAGTCATATCCAATCCGAATGTCGAAGATAATACGTTTCATCATGAAACGGTCGAGAAGGAAAAACGGACTTTGAGACAGCGCATACAGTCCGTATATGACGATAAGATGAGGTATTCCAATGCGCGGCTGGTAGAGGAAATGTGCGAAGGAGAACCTTTTTCGCTTCATGCCAATGGAACGAAGGAGAAAGTCGATGAAATCACGGCTGATTCTCTTTATCAATATTATCAGCGGTCTATCGCAGAAGACGAATTGGATTTTTATATAATCGGTGATGTGGAAGAACCAGAGGTGGAAACGCTTTGTAATGAACTATTTTCCTTTAATCCGAGGACGCCTCAAACGGTTGAAGTTTCAAGAGGCAAATCGGATAGTGAACCTAAGGAAATAAAAGAAAATCAAGATGTAAAGCAAGGGAAACTGAATATCGGCTACCGTACAAACATAACTTTCGGGGAAGAAGATTATTTTCCGTTGACGGTCTTCAATGGCATTTTTGGCGGTTTTTCACACTCCAAACTTTTTATCAATGTCCGTGAAAAAGCCAGTCTTGCCTATTATGCTGCCAGTATAGTGGAGAGCCACAAAGGGCTTTTGATGGTCATGTCCGGGATTGATAATAACAATTATGATCAAGCGGTAAAAATCATCCATGAACAGATGGATGCAATGAAAAAAGGAGATTTTACAGAACAGGAAATCGAGCAGACAAAAGCGGTCATTCGAAATCAGCTCCTTGAAACCATTGATACTGCACGAGGGATGGTTGAGGTCCTTTATCATAACGTCGTTTCAAAACAAAATATCACGATCGAAGAGTGGCTGCAAAGTGTGAAAGAAACCACAAAGGATCAAATCGTCGCTGCAGCCGATAAAATTAAGCTTGATACGATTTACTTTCTTACAGGAACGGAGGGGAATCAATCATGA
- a CDS encoding ABC transporter permease, which translates to MDIIQVLSIIVPSALLFAAPLIFTALGGAFSERSGVVNIGLEGLMVIGAFTSIVFNLSFADTFGDATKWYALLAAMVAACLFSLLHAVASITFRADQVVSGVAINLLAVGLTLFLVKLIYGKGETDMVSQAFNKVDIPILSHIPLIGRIFFANTYYTSYVAIIAAIVVWYIIFKTPFGLRLRSVGEHPMAADTMGINVTKMRYIGVMISGALAGIGGGIFAESISSNFGHGTINGQGYMALAALIFGKWNPLGAMGAALFFGFAQSLSIVGKSLPYLDSIPSVYLLIAPYVLTILALAGFIGRADAPKALGHPYVKGKR; encoded by the coding sequence GTGGACATAATTCAAGTCTTATCGATCATCGTCCCATCTGCCCTATTATTTGCAGCACCACTTATTTTCACTGCCTTGGGCGGTGCGTTTTCTGAGCGTTCAGGTGTCGTCAACATCGGGTTGGAAGGCTTGATGGTCATCGGAGCGTTTACATCAATCGTTTTTAATTTAAGCTTTGCCGATACTTTTGGAGATGCCACGAAATGGTACGCCCTATTGGCAGCTATGGTTGCTGCTTGTTTGTTTTCTTTGCTGCATGCGGTCGCATCGATCACATTCCGGGCAGACCAAGTCGTTTCAGGTGTGGCAATCAACCTGTTGGCGGTAGGCTTGACATTGTTTCTCGTCAAACTTATTTACGGCAAAGGGGAAACCGATATGGTGTCCCAGGCTTTCAATAAAGTGGATATACCGATATTGTCGCATATCCCATTGATTGGAAGGATTTTCTTTGCCAATACGTATTATACGTCTTATGTAGCGATCATCGCTGCAATAGTCGTTTGGTACATTATTTTCAAAACACCTTTCGGATTAAGGCTGCGTTCTGTCGGTGAACATCCGATGGCTGCAGATACAATGGGTATCAATGTAACGAAAATGCGATATATCGGTGTCATGATATCCGGTGCATTGGCAGGAATTGGCGGAGGAATCTTTGCTGAATCCATTTCTTCTAACTTCGGCCACGGTACCATCAACGGACAGGGCTACATGGCATTAGCTGCTTTGATCTTCGGCAAGTGGAATCCGCTAGGTGCGATGGGAGCTGCATTGTTCTTCGGCTTTGCTCAAAGTTTGAGCATCGTGGGGAAGAGCTTGCCGTACCTTGACAGCATTCCAAGTGTATATTTATTGATTGCACCATATGTACTCACCATACTTGCACTTGCTGGATTCATCGGAAGGGCAGATGCACCGAAAGCATTGGGCCATCCATATGTGAAAGGGAAAAGATGA